aaggtgagtttaattattttttatttatttttttaacccctccagcgctattttactatgcattctgtattcagaatgctattattttcccttataaccatgttataagggaaaataataatgatcgggtctccatcccgatcgtcactttttcacgcaaccccattcatttctatggggcctgcgttacgtgaaaaacgcacaaagaggagcatgctgcgattttcacgcaatgcacaagtgatgcgtgaaaatcaccgctcgtgtgcacagccccatagaaatgaatgggtccggattcagtgcgggtgcaatgcgttcaactcacgcatcgcatccgcgcggaatactcgcccatgtgaaaggggcctaattcatATATCCTTTTTTATCCTGCACTTTAAATCTAGGAGGTCCCATCGTGGATGTTTTTTCTACACTCCTGCACCTGATAGATTACCTGCACTATAGGTGGACTAATGTTTGCACTGAAACTGTGATATATTAGTTATAGCTTTCTGgcacagattattattattttcgatCTAGTCGCATTATTGCTATTTTTATTTGAGATATTCACTACAGGGACCGAACCACATCAAGGTCTCCATCACACCACAGTCACCATATACCAAGACCCCTACTGTTCAACATCTTGGATATTAGTGATTTTACACAATTAATTTTTATTACACTATATAGTTTTGTATACATccctatatatttatatgtacaaataaaacaTCTGTTATTACTATACTAAAGGAAGCTTCTGTATATATACTCcatatgaggtgtgcacaaccatTTTGCATTTTAAATCAGTAaagtatatgcaaattaactgTGCGCTAGCCATTTTTCTTCTTAGCTTTGTATGTTTTAATCACTAATTGGTAGTTAGTGGGCCGTGCTCCAGTTTAGTATTTTAGTTTATCACtttccactagggtctatttcttcgattcaaaacctattagactttattgatgttaTAGAGGTCGGGCCcccgagaataatttcctctggtgggccccaaGGAACCGCAGTCAGACACTGGTCAAGACCATTTAGATATTAAAGGTAAATGctacgttaaaggggttttgccaggaGTAGAAAATAGATGACCTTTCAAGTTGCACGTACAGGCAGTAATCCACATGCTTTTACCACGGCTTGTCGCAACGTGTACAGGCGACCTAaggcacacagacacacacagagaaaCCTCCTTAGGTAAAATCCTTCCATTTAATGGCGATAAATAAAAACAGCGAAAAgctacaaagataaataattttccTTTAGAAAAATAACTAATCGGTGCAAATTGACCTATATATGTAAAAGCAAGATATTATCCAGGATATACAGTACTTTATGCAAGGTTGTGTTCGAGGACTGGCTGTACAACCCCAGCGCTCCTCCTAACTTGtgccccataaaaaaaaacacacactcacCTGTTTGCAGTCCCATGGCGCTGCCCCGTTCCTGGTCAAGGCTGCtgagtgtttttatttttcaatgggGCACAGGTTAGATTTAAATTCTGGATATATACAGTCCAAGTGTCAAAGACCACATCAAGGTGTATGTGGGCGTCAGGtctattcatctgaatgggatTACTTTGGCAGCAAACCACATTCAAAGGAAGGAGGCCTGTCACACAACACGAATGTGAATATACCCCAACACGGTCTATATACTAATACCTAGGATATACCCATGTGCTAGTtgtagtgtatgagggaggtccagATAATACAGTCCATAACATGACAGACAGGTGGCCATGCAGCAGTTTTACATCATGGCCTGGAAGGAACCCACAGTAGGTTGCAGCTTCTTCCTAAGGAGCCTTACAGTCTCTGCTGCATGCATGAGCACTTAGGGTGAATTCACACTTGGCAGATTGCGCATGGATTTCTGCAGTCCTCAGTCCAATGAATGGGACCGTCTGCACAGTTTTCCTTCTGCTCACTACCGCAttagtttttgtggtccgcaaaacacggataccagctatgtgctgtgcattccgcattttgcaatcttttagaaatgcctattcttgtccgcaatatggacaagaataggacatgttctgtttttttttgtgggggcgcaTAATGGATATACAGATATGGACACCGCATGGTGTTctatccacatcttttgcggacccgtaAAAATGAAAGGGTTtgcatccattctgcaaaaaactgcggctcagatgcggaccaaaactacggtcatgtgcatgaggcccaagttTGATTTTTTACCTGCAACTTCACATCCACCTTTGAACTCCTGTCCGATCCTATTGTGTACTCCAGAAATAGGCAATGGTTGTCTTTTAGGTGCGGGTCCTGCACCTATAATCGGGAAAGGAGGCCTGGGCCACACTGTGACTCTTTGCAGCACTACTCAATGATTTTAAAGGACGTTTCCAGGACCtaggtattgatggcctatcctatggatatgtcatcaatgtcagatcggtgtgggtccgacaccaggcaccaccactgatcagccgCTGGGGGTTGGAAACTATACTGTGGATGGAGCCGGAAGCAGAAGGTCTGGTTTACAGTGTACCGTAAGGGGTactacagctcagctcccattgaaCTGCGTGGCAGCTGAGCCGCAGTACGtcggcatggccactacacggTGGACATAACTTTGCGCTTCTGGCTCCATCCACTCCATAGCTTCCAGCACCggcagctgatcagtggtggtacCAGGTGTCagccccccaccaatctgacattgatgacctatccttaggacaggacatcaatatcttatttgtggaaaaccactttaactaTCGAGCCACTGCTGGCATCCAAACATTCCTTAGGTTTGGATTTTTGGGAGTGCCCTAACGTGACTACACTGACAATCATTAGATGTGATGTCGAGGCAATTCATGTCGCACAATGTTGCCCAAGCCTTATTGTTAGGGCAGAGAATTGGCACCCACTGTAATAAATACCTGAAATAGTACTGAAGACCACACATAAATATAAAACTATGTTATATACTATAGTATACCTAATAATAATGTCATAATGTACATACATAACACAATGGTTTTCTTTCCTCCTTTTAGTAAAAGACTAGAATCAAGACCTGCTTTGTACAAACTTTTCCTCTCAACGGAGTTACCTGAATGAGGTGCATCTGGTTGTCCatggataaaataaaaaataacagcaCATGAGGTACATGGCGGAGTGAGTGTGTGgtgggggagagagataagactGCGGCTGTCATGACTGCCATTTTTAAGGCTTACTTATCCCCTAGATTGGCCTTTTTAGATTATCTTTTGtctttttcatgctcctgaacATACTGCAGAACATCTCGTAGCTGAAGAAGGTGAGTCCGGTTGAGACAGCAGCTTTCAACAAACTTGGAGACAGTCCCTTATAAAAGCCTCTAAGACCTTCTTCTTTCTGGATACGGCAAGCACAGTCCACAAGCCCTTGGTAGGTCCTGACCTGTAGGAACAGGCGCAAAACAGAAAAAGGTACAATGAGATCAGTATATCTAAAACGCCGCTCTGGATGTGAATTGAGACGAGAACATGCTGCCGCACAGATCAGTGTAAATAATGCAAAGTGATTAAATAGTtaatttggagggggggggggtgatattgTGTTATGCATAGTGCAGGGTCTTGAAACATACCTGTAGCTAGTGGagactagctgctatgatgtctcccgTACACTGCACACACAGAGAACGGGAGATCCTGCTCCTTGTGTTTCTGTAGCACACCATCAGAAATAGCAGCAGcatggaggacattatacagcGGTGCTtagcagtgtagctgtgaatccagcactgGGGCGTGATAGAAAATGTACTAGAGCCAGCAGCAGAGGTGTCTGTGTGCATGTCTCTCTTTGTAATTGCTCCATTCTCCCCTTCCCCTCTCCACAGACTAATATCAGCAGCAGCTGTAACCTGATCTCTCAGTGAGAGGATAATCCACCAACCTCTCTGCCTTTCTCAAGTTGTCTTTTTCCCAGTGAACTTAGAGTAAGTGACGAAGCCCTTTCCTGGCAAAACGCGCGTTGAGGTATAGTCCTGTCCAGACATCCGGTGCTTCCACAAGTTATGGGTAATTAGTGCATTCCTATTTTTATCTATAGTATTTTCATGTGGTTGTTATATTGTTGATATGCTACCTCTGCCGTGTCCTCTCCCAGTTTACACTTTATACTTATGACTTAGCCTTCTTTTTATCATTTGCAGGCTGGCCCCTCTTTAATTTTTTGGGCTGTCAGACACAGCACGGGTGGCAGCTTATATGATATCAACTTAGAACATGCATTTTTGCTATATGTTACTCTGGTTAATTTTATATGATCTACCATTGTGTGGTATAACACTTTGGATGTTCTGGTTTGTTCCCCTGTCAGTACGGTACATGTGAGGGTGGGGAACCGTTGCTCCGATACACGGGCAGTCCTTTCCTTCCATGACCAGGTGCCTTATGTTACTGTATAATTATCTCATGTATTAATAAagctacatatattttatatgtgtgtctTCCTCCTTTTTTGTGGGGTTATTGGTTTGGTCTCTTTTTGGTTGCAACTTAGAGGAAGTGAtacatggaggaggagaaaaagtaTGATAATGAAGAAAAGGGCCTTTTTctgtaataaagtatattacaaactttaTGGAACAAAACTGAAAAGATAGTTACCCTTTAAGGCTGaaatcacacatgcagtttttgagCCAGAAGTGGATTTTAGATGATTTGGGATCATAATACGGGCAGCACGGAGGCTCAGtgattagcactggtgccttgcatcgCTGGggccctaggttcgaatccgaccaaggacaaaatctgcatggagtttgtatgttctccccgtgtttgcgtgggtttcctctggtttcctcccacactacaaagacatactgatagggaacttagattgtgagacccattggggacagttggatgctaatgtctgtaaagcgttgcagaatatagtagcgctatataagtgcataaaaaataaaaaataaataataaaggaaagacttgtacttcttcctgttggatccacttctggctttggctaaaaaaaaaacctgcatgtGTGTCCGAAGCCTGACACAGATTCTCTCCTTTTTAGTATTTTTGAACCCTTGTCATGCTCCATCCTCTCTAACCTTGCACCAAGCATAAGGGCATGTTCACAAGACGGATTTTGAAATGCGtttgcgtttttttttaaccattgggTATACAAAACTGCACTTTCAGCTTGTGGTTTTTGGCATCAATCCACAGACACTTACTGagcgtttttttttgtcactttccatttatttaaatggaaaattcaGCATGGATTCTGCCCCAAGATATGGCACGCTGCttctttttttccacaaaaaaaaaagaagcaagtcctgcttcccattgaaatgaataggaggctgttttgaggcggaaaagtgccaaaatcagcaccaaaaaaACTCAGTTTGAACTGGCCCTATAACAGTTCAGACCAACTACAGGATGCCCAAAAATGATCAagttcagggatgctcaacctgcggccctccagctgttgtaaaactacaactcccaccatgccctgctgtaggctgtccaggcatgctgagagttgtagttttgcaacacctgaagggccgcaggttgggctagTTCATAGCTGCATTATGTCCTTGGGATTTTTATAAAATTACAGTCAGTTCCACAAGAAGCCCTATGTACCCGGGAGCCTGGCCTTGTATAATACTGACCACCACAACCTGCGGACATTAGTCATTACTTACCTCCCCAAAGGCCGCTCTCGCCTGCTCAAAACCTCCGACCTGAAGTCTTTTCTTGAAGAGATCAAGTGGATACGTAACGGTTTTACTGATCACTCCGGCTCCGCTGCCGCACAGGAGGCTCTTTAGCTTGTCTTCAagggaaaacaaaaaaacaaacaaaccatgAAATAATTTTTATAATGAGATTAATTTTATTCTTAGCTTAAAATGcaagttggaaaacccctttaaggccttacTCTGATGTCTGTAAATGGGGCCACATTTTAGCGTCCGTAGTACAGCCTCATAGTGATATGATGGGGTCAGGATTTGCATAAATGTGGCTTCATTACAGCTCTATGATTAAAGTTTTGTTTTTGACActggagaggtcatcagtatctgatcggtgggggtccgatacccgggacccccgccgatcagctgcagcCTTCTAGTAGCTTAGTCAAGGccggtgacatcacattcatcggtcacatggcctaggggcaGCAAAGCCCCAAGCATTGCGCTATACTATGCATGGAAAGCTGAGAGATGgcatggcgctcacaggagcataggtcatcagttaaagagagtcggagaacccctttaaactaaacGTTCCCTTTAATTATGGCTTGTAGCTCATCCCTTCTTCTACAAACTCCTGATGCCCTCTGcctaagaattttttttatccagtTCATGGCCGATGCTAGGAGGATTTATACATATACAGATCTTCTCAAGATTAATAAGGAGGTTCACTTTAAGGAAGGTCTTCAGGTGGAGCTTCACTTTAAATCTGCAGATTCCCAATAGTTAATCATCTATCCGACCAGTGATCTGGATATTACACTTAATTAAAATCACGTTTCACTTTTATTTACCTCTTTTATCCCGGTTGCTAAGTAGCAGCCAATTCCAGATTCTCTGTAATAAATTGTAGGAGGAGAACTGAAGACCGGCATACGGGAAAACAGCCAGCAAGGTGGGAAAGAGGCCACGGTAGAAGGTGAatactccttctgtcctgtacatAGTGACGACGGCATAGCGCAAGGTCCTATAcacctgtggaacagacagaactCCGCTTCAACCATATTCTCGCCTGTAATTATAAGATGGCTATAACACACAAGGTTGTCAGGGACACGGGCTGCTAgagcatgatgacatcacagggatgATGATGTCATAATAGGTGGTACGAGTGACAGTATGACCTGTtgtgcagtgatgtcacaaaGGGTTCTGGGGTCCTATAAATTGAGCAACAGCACCCACAGAAGGCAGACAGCCACGTGGTGTGCCCTCCATAAGACTCCACAGGGTGATGTCATCGGAGCCGACATTATCTGGAGGTCGTCAGTAACGTGCCCTATATGGCAAGAATGTATGTGATGATATCACAaggggtgatgatgtcattatggGCAATGCCTATGATGCCATAAAACtgccagaaagctgcagtggctCCCATGGACTGCAGCAGCCATTCTATAGTCAAAATTAACACAACAGAGCGTTTCGGTGGAGCCCGATTTGGATGTTGGTAAGCCATCAGACTGCTCTGGCAGCCACGTGTCGAGGAACTGGACTGCAGCGGGTAATTATAGGAATGAGCCGGCTAAGCCAGAACCTCTTCAGAACAGTGTACAATGTACTAGAGACTCGTGCAATACTTAGCACAATAACAAAAGCCTAACCTGCTTGTTGACAGTTTCCGGAATgcattttgtttttcaaaaataaaaatactcccAGAAAAATAGAAAAGGGTAAAGTGATTCTACTAATGAGATTCATACCTTGGGCTCTCCTTGGGCTGCAAAACGTGTCCTCAGGGTGTCCAAAGGCTGGACGGTCAGGGTCGCTGAGCAGGCGGCCAGCCCGCCACAAAAAAAGTGCACTACTGGAGCACGGGCATCAAGAGAGGTGGAAGTGTGAATTGTTTTAGTTAACACCTCAAAGGTTGCAAACTGCGGGGAGAAAAGACAAGAGATATCCGATATTATCCTACATGACCAGGAGGGCATTGCCCGATGcgatttatggggggggggcgtgACCACAACACTCGCCTGTACGGCCCCGTAACACACAGACAAGAGCTGAGCCGGGACATGTCCCTTCCAGAATCCAGGTAAGCCTTCCTCCTTCAGGATCACCCTGACAGCATGGAGAATGCCCCTGTACTTGCCCCGGCCTCTCAGATCTTCAATTTGAAGCTGAAATAAAGGAGGAGGAAACAAGCACATTCAGGGGGTCAACAAAGTCGCTCATTTATTAGTGAATCCGAAGTTACAGTTCAGTtcgccatttttaattttttttgtggctgtcagagatgagcgaatttcatgttatgaaattcgttgacGCTTCGTTTggcggtaaaagcagaattgcgttatggattcagttaccacggaccataaaccataacgcaattctatgacggaatgcataacggaatgccttcagaggcattccgtcataatagaagtctatgggctgcaaaatggatcagtccccgtttccgttatgcaggagaggactcccctgcataacggccacaggacggatcagttttgcagcccatggacttctattatgacggaattatgcattccgtcatagaattgcgtcatggtccgtggtaacggaatccataacgcaattctgcttttaccgccAAACGAAGCgtcaacgaatttcataacatgaactttgctcatctctagcggtCATGCTTATAATACATGTACTGGACAAATGGAGCCCTAAAAAGAACATTTGTTTTAAATATCAACCCCATATTAAAGGGGATGCGCAGCTTTAGAGAAACATGGCAGCTTTTCTTTCAAACACAGCGCCACTCCTGTCCGCAGGTTCTGTCTGGTATGACAGCTAAGCCTCATTTACGTTACTGCAGTCGAGATGCAAAACCAGTTAGAAACCATAGACAGGTGTGACAGTGTTTTTATAAGAGGGCAGTAAGGTTTTGGTTTTTTTATAATcccggaaacccctttaaaagctaaGAACCAGGGCAATTTTTTTCCTCCACTCAAACATCttcatctacagagctgtataagggcttgttttctgTGTGGGCGAGCTGTAGTGTTTATTGGTGCCCTATGACTTTTTGCGAGGTGACCAAAATTCATCGATTCGACCACTACTTTTAGATTTTAATCGTTCTGACTTTTCTGGACACTGCAATACCAATTATGTTCCTTTTATATGTAAATGTGGGAAGGAGGGAGGGTTTGAATTTTTAAAGGGGGTTCGTTAtgctaaaggtactttcacactagcgttattcttttccggttttgaaatccggtaaagggtctcattaCTGGCCACAGAAAATATTCTTATTTTTCATCTCAACCTTCTGGAACTATTAAACTTTTTTAAAGTAATACTTATTTTGGGGTTTGTATATTTTGGAGCTTAATTTTTATTACAGGGGTAGATAAgttttctgatattgatgacctatccccagaatAGGCCTTCAATGttagatcggtgagggtccgacttccagcacccccaccgatcagctatttgaagaggccgcagcactcactaCACTCACAAAATAAGTATGTACGTTTATAGTACATGCTGTTCTAAATTTATGAACTAGAAAGAGCGCCACCCTTGACCACAGGCTATAGGTGCTACTGCAGCTTATCCTCATGCACTACATTGGACAAGCGTGGTCCTGCTCCTGGATAGAAAGCAGACCACTttgtctaatcctggacaacccctttaattttggaaGGTGAAATCTATTGTCGTATTGCCACATCTGGAGATAATGATGTGCAATTGAAAAGAGGAACATACCTGGAAGCGAATTTTAATGACATCCAGGGGGCTTATGGCCGCCCTTGTGAACAGTCCAGAAAGAGAACCTGCGGCCGCCACTTCAGTCGTAGAAAGAAGACCCTCTGAGCCAGGGTCATATCCCACCATTCTTCAAGGAGACCTGGAGGTGAAGCATATGCAAAAAGTGAGATGTCGCAAGAAAAGTAAAACG
This window of the Bufo bufo chromosome 6, aBufBuf1.1, whole genome shotgun sequence genome carries:
- the SLC25A19 gene encoding mitochondrial thiamine pyrophosphate carrier encodes the protein MVGYDPGSEGLLSTTEVAAAGSLSGLFTRAAISPLDVIKIRFQLQIEDLRGRGKYRGILHAVRVILKEEGLPGFWKGHVPAQLLSVCYGAVQFATFEVLTKTIHTSTSLDARAPVVHFFCGGLAACSATLTVQPLDTLRTRFAAQGEPKVYRTLRYAVVTMYRTEGVFTFYRGLFPTLLAVFPYAGLQFSSYNLLQRIWNWLLLSNRDKRDKLKSLLCGSGAGVISKTVTYPLDLFKKRLQVGGFEQARAAFGEVRTYQGLVDCACRIQKEEGLRGFYKGLSPSLLKAAVSTGLTFFSYEMFCSMFRSMKKTKDNLKRPI